DNA from Actinoplanes sp. SE50/110:
CGATCAGCGCGGGCGATACCTGCGCGACTACGGGATGCGGGCGTTCACCCCCACCACGCTGACCACCCCGGAGGCGTTGGAGGCCGACCTGGCGGCCGGCGAACGCCGCGGCATGCAGATCGAGATGGGCCAGTTCCGCCAGGGCCTCGCCTCCGCCGCCGTGGTCGTGGTCGCCGACCGGGACATGGAACGCCGTCTGGTCCTCGCCTGCTCCATGCCCGCCGCCGAAATGCTCACCTCGGCCCGCGTGGTCCGCGCCAAACTCACCGCCGCCGCCCGCAACGTCGCCGAAGCCCTCTCCGGAGGCGAATCCGCCACCGCCTGACGCCCGTCACGTCCCGGCGCCTCGGCAGCCGGTGCCGGGCCGGATTCGGGGGTCGTTCGGGTTTGTGAATTTCCGCCGGGCGGTATGTTGGTTTCGATCTTTGCGGTGGGATTTTCGAGGTGGCTATTTCACGCGTTTTCCCTGCACCAGGAAGTTTCGGGTGACCGGATCGCTACAGCTTGAGGTGCGGGTTTAAGAGATATTTGAACCTCCCCGGCGCCTGTCGCGTACCAGAGTGCGGATGACTTGAAAGCCGGCTGGAGGCGGGACAGATGCGGTGTGAGGACGGGCACGACGACGCCGCGTACGTCCTCGGCGCGCTGTCGCCGGCAGAGCGGGCGGCCTACGAGCAGCATCTGGCGACGTGCTCGTTCTGCCGGGAGGCCGTGGCCGATTTATCCCGTGTGCCGGACATGCTGGACCGTCTCGACGCGGACGAGTTCGCGCGGCTGCTCGACCCGTCACTGCTCGACCAATCGCCGCCCGCCCGGCCGTTCGCCGCTCCGGCCGCCGAACGGTCACACCGGGCGACTCCGCCGCCCAGGGCCAGAACCTTTCCGGTACGCCTGCTGAGCACCGCCGCGGCCGTCCTCCTGGTCATGATCCTCGGGGTCGGCGTGACACTGTGGCTGATGAACCGGGCCGAGCCGGGCAGCGCCGCCTCCGGGCCGGCGGTCGCGATGGCCGCCGTGAACAATTCCTCGCCGATCTCCGCCAACATCCGTCTGACCGGGACGGCCGGCGGCACCAAAATCGAGATGGTGTGCCGGTACGCGGAGTCGGAGAAGCCTTACACGTTCGGCCTGATCGCCTACGGCCCCGACGACCAGAGCGAACAGGTCGGCTCGTGGACGGCCCACCCGGGCGCGGAATTCCGGATGCTGGCCAACACCCACTTCACCATTGAAGGTCTCGACCGCATCGACCTGGTCCGCTTCGACGGCAAGATCATGCTCACCTACCGTCCCCGCTGATCCCGGCGCAGCCGAGTCCCGCCTGACTACGGGCTCCGCAGTCTCGGCTGACCGGCGGCCGCGGCCATGGCTGACTGCCAGGTCTCCGGAGCGGCGGGTCGGACGTAGGCGGTGCGGTGGGGCAGCGCAGCGCGCGGGGATGTGCTGAACGGGGCGGTTCTGCAAGGCAGGGCAGTGTGCCCGGCGGGGTGAGGTTCCGGCGTACCAAATAGGTGGGCTTCAGACGCGGGTGGTGGCTCGCTGGCGGGCGGTGGTGCGGGCTGAGTGGATGCCGTGGGCGGTGAAGATGATCAGGGCCAACCAGACCAGGGCGAACCCGGCGAGGCGGGCGGGCGGCATCGGCTCGTGGTAGATCAGGATGCCGCAGGCCAGCTGGAGGATCGGGGCGATGTACTGCAGGATGCCGAGGCCGACGAGGGGAACGCGGTTGGCGGCGCCGGCGAAGAGCAGCAGCGGGACGGCGGTGGCGATGCCGGAGAAGAGCATCAGGGCGGTGTGTACGCCGGAGACGTGGCCGAACTTCGCGCCGTGACCGAGGTTGAGCCAGGTCAGGTAGGCGAGCGCGGGCAGCGCGAGGACGGCTGACTCGACGAACAGGCCCTCGGCGGGCGGGAGTGACATGCGCTTCTTGATCAGGCTGTACGAGCCGAACGACGCGGCCAGGATCAGCGCGATGTACGGCAGGCGGCCGTAGTCGACGGTGAGGATGGCGACCGCCAGGCCGCCGATGCCGACCGCGATCCACTGCCAGGGGTGCAGGCGTTCGCGCTGGACGGTGACGCCGAGCAGGACCACGACCAGCGGCGTGATGAAGTAGCCGAGCGCGGCCTCGACGACCCGGGACGAGTTGACGCCGTAGATGTAGGTCGCCCAGTTCACGCCGATCAGCAAAGCCGCGGCGGTGACGCCCCCGAGCAGGCGTGGGGTGCGCAGGATCCGACCGAGGAAGGACCAGTTGCGCATCGCGGTGAGCAGCAGCGCGACGAACACGACCGACCAGATGATCCGGTGCGCCAGGATCTCCAGGGGCGGGGACGGCTTGAGCAGCTTGAAGTAGATCGGGAAGAAGCCCCACAGCACGTACGCCGTGATGCCGTACAGATAGCCGCGCCGCTCGTCGCTCATGCCCTTACCGTAAGGCCGCAACGGTGCCGCGCTCCTTGCATATATTCCACCTCACAGGGCCAATCCGGGGGCTTTGGCCCGCGCTCGCGGAACGGGGTGGGTGCGCGCGAGCGCGGGACGCCGTGTGGCATCCCGCGCTCGTGAGGTCCTGCTGTGCGCGGCCGCCGGGGGGTGGGGCCGCCGGCGGTCAGTTGTCGTCGCCGCCGTCGGGGACGAGCATGTTGAGAACCCAGCTCACGATGCCGACGAGCAGCGCGCCGAGGACCGCCGAGGGCCAGAAGTGGTCGACGTGGAAGCCCAGGTCGAACTGGCCGGCGATCCAGCTCGTCAGCATGAACAGCAGGCCGTTGACGACCACCGCGATCAGCCCGAGCGTGAAGACGTAGAGCCCGCAGCCGATCGTCTTGATGATCGGCCGGAGGATCGCGTTCACCACGCCGAAGATCACCGCGACGGCGAGGAGGGTGCCTGCCTTACTCGTCGCGGTGTTCGCGGTGAGGTCGATCCCGTCGATGACCAGGGTCGAGATCCACAGCGAGACGGCCGTGATCACGAGCCGGATGATGATGCCCATGGCACGGGATGGTGCCACGGCCGTGCCACCGGTGGGTACGACACTCCGCGATCTTCATCCGTCCGCCGCCGGATATTCCGACATATTGAGCTCTATCGCTCAAATGTTCCTCCGGGTCAGGTCTCCGATCAGCACCTTTTCGATGGCCGTGGGAGCCAGCATCGCCCAGCGGATGCCGTGCGGACCGGCGATCCCGATCATCCCGGAGCGCATCCGGCTGAGCAGTCGCGCGGCGTCCCCGAGCGGCAACGCGTCACCGGCCCGTTCGGCCTCGTCGGCCCGCAACGGCTGCAACAGGACCAGATCGGCGTCGGTCGCGGTGCGGCCGTCCGAGGCGGCGAACTCCCGCCGGAGCATCAGGGTGGCCTCCCAGGGGCCACTGTCCTGCATGCATTCGAGCCATCGGTCGGTGTCGTCGTCGGTCTGGTCCGCGGTGTCGCGCCCCGGCGGGTCGTCACCGGTCGTCGCGATGTGGCCGCCGTCGCCGGGGGCGCCTGTGCCGAGCGCGTATACGCCGGCTGTGACCGAGGTGGCTGTGGCGGAGGCGGCTGTGGCTGGGGTTGCTGTGCCCGGGGTCGCTGGGGTGGTGGGGGCTGGGGTGGTGACCGAGGAAGTGGCGACGACGGGGTGGGTGACGGCCGGCTGGGGTCTCGGGCGAGGGCTAGGGCGTGGACTGGGACTCGGAGACGGGCGGCCGGGGCCGGGGCTGTGGCCGCCGGGATGTGGCCCGGGCGCGGGAAGCGGGTCCACGTCCAGGATGGTCAGTATCGGGCGCAGCGGGGAAGCGAGCGGCAGGTCGACCGGCCTGTCCGGTGGCACGATGCCGATTGCGACGCCCGGCGAGGCGGTGGCACGAGCGAACGCGGTCCAGTCGCCGGGCCGCAGGGTGCGCACCAGTACCTGGGCGCCGACCGCCATCGCGCGGAAGGCCAGCAGCTGAGCACAGCGGAAACCGCCGACGACCAGCACCCGGGTCGGCGCCGGCCGGAACAGCGGGATCAGCACGGGTTTGCCGTGCCGATCCTGGCCGACGGCGACACCGGAGCTTCCGGTGGGCAGCGTCAGCCTGCCGAACTGCTCGCTGGTGATCGAGGGCCGCGGTTCGGATTCGCCGTCGGATGGCTCGGGCGCGGGCGGGTGGAGCGGCGCGGAGGGCCGGGGGTGGGTGACCGCGCCTCGCCGCATGGTCGGTTTCAGGCGGGGATCGACCAGGCCGCGCCGTCGTCTCGGCGACCTGGACCGGAAGGGCTCCGGCTGCACCGTGTCGGCGGAAGGCGCCGGTTTCTCGCCGCGGAGGCCGGGATCCCGGCGGAAGCCGGTCGTGCTCGGTGAGACCGGTGCGGGGGCGAGGGCGCTACGGGTCGTGCCCGGTGCAGCCGATGCCGTATCCGGGGCGTGGTGGGTCGTGCCCGGGGCGGCGGCTGATGTCGGATCCGGGGCGTGGTGGGTCGTGCCCGGGGCGGCAGGCGCCGGGTGGAGAGAGTCGCTGTGCCGGACCGGGAGCAGGGCCAGATCGAGGGGATCGCCGGTGAGGACGGCGGAGTCGCCGGGCAGGGCCAGGGGCAGGGTGGCGGTGAGGCCGTGCAGGTGCTCGCCGTCGCGGCGGCGGAGCTCGATGCGCTCGGCGCGCGCCAGCCGGGTCAGGGTCTGCGCCGCGGACTCCAGGGCGGCCCGGTCGGGTGCGGTCAGGCGGACCGACAGGGAGATCCGTGGCGGCTCGGAGGACTCGGGCTCCGGCAGGTCGGCGGTGACCGTGACGGTGGTGGCGGTGACCGGGAGCTGGAGCAGCCGGGTGAGCAACCCGGCGGACGGTGCCACGTCGGCCCGGGGGCGAGCCTGGAAGGTCACCTGGGACAGTGGGCCGGCCCGCAGCACCGGCCACTGCTCCTGGACCTCGGCCGCGGGATCGGCGTACGTCAGATCGGCAAGCGCCCGGACCGCCGCGGCCTGGGGCAACGGCCGGGCCCTGAGCCGGCTGGCGAGCTTGCGTGCCTGGCCCCGCAGGGCCTGGCGCAGCTCGCCCTCGGTCCAGCCGTCGGTGCGCAGCACGCGGACCGCGAGCACCGTCCGGGTGTATCCGAGGGTGGCGCCGCCGGTGAGCATCCGGTACGAGCTGGCGACCGGCCCGGGCCCGGCGGTCACCGGCGCTGCGGTGAGCAACAGCTGAATCCGGCTCGGCGGTCGCTGCTGGGCGTCGCGCAGCAGCTCCCAGGGGGCGGCCAGGCCGGAGCGGGGCTCGGCCAGCGGGCCGGCCGGATCGCCGAGCTCGAGAAGCATGGTCAGGCCGAACTCGTCGGCGAGCACCGCGGCGGGGCCT
Protein-coding regions in this window:
- a CDS encoding zf-HC2 domain-containing protein — translated: MRCEDGHDDAAYVLGALSPAERAAYEQHLATCSFCREAVADLSRVPDMLDRLDADEFARLLDPSLLDQSPPARPFAAPAAERSHRATPPPRARTFPVRLLSTAAAVLLVMILGVGVTLWLMNRAEPGSAASGPAVAMAAVNNSSPISANIRLTGTAGGTKIEMVCRYAESEKPYTFGLIAYGPDDQSEQVGSWTAHPGAEFRMLANTHFTIEGLDRIDLVRFDGKIMLTYRPR
- the rarD gene encoding EamA family transporter RarD; translation: MSDERRGYLYGITAYVLWGFFPIYFKLLKPSPPLEILAHRIIWSVVFVALLLTAMRNWSFLGRILRTPRLLGGVTAAALLIGVNWATYIYGVNSSRVVEAALGYFITPLVVVLLGVTVQRERLHPWQWIAVGIGGLAVAILTVDYGRLPYIALILAASFGSYSLIKKRMSLPPAEGLFVESAVLALPALAYLTWLNLGHGAKFGHVSGVHTALMLFSGIATAVPLLLFAGAANRVPLVGLGILQYIAPILQLACGILIYHEPMPPARLAGFALVWLALIIFTAHGIHSARTTARQRATTRV
- a CDS encoding phage holin family protein encodes the protein MGIIIRLVITAVSLWISTLVIDGIDLTANTATSKAGTLLAVAVIFGVVNAILRPIIKTIGCGLYVFTLGLIAVVVNGLLFMLTSWIAGQFDLGFHVDHFWPSAVLGALLVGIVSWVLNMLVPDGGDDN
- a CDS encoding Cortactin-binding protein 2, translated to MTTGPATAPRFSAVRLHQVIATQAAVVLLLIGAAAGGLVLISAAAGAAALLTMTWLRVRGRWAFQWLAADWRFRARRRAGATMLELAAPGAQVTSIALPRGPAAVLADEFGLTMLLELGDPAGPLAEPRSGLAAPWELLRDAQQRPPSRIQLLLTAAPVTAGPGPVASSYRMLTGGATLGYTRTVLAVRVLRTDGWTEGELRQALRGQARKLASRLRARPLPQAAAVRALADLTYADPAAEVQEQWPVLRAGPLSQVTFQARPRADVAPSAGLLTRLLQLPVTATTVTVTADLPEPESSEPPRISLSVRLTAPDRAALESAAQTLTRLARAERIELRRRDGEHLHGLTATLPLALPGDSAVLTGDPLDLALLPVRHSDSLHPAPAAPGTTHHAPDPTSAAAPGTTHHAPDTASAAPGTTRSALAPAPVSPSTTGFRRDPGLRGEKPAPSADTVQPEPFRSRSPRRRRGLVDPRLKPTMRRGAVTHPRPSAPLHPPAPEPSDGESEPRPSITSEQFGRLTLPTGSSGVAVGQDRHGKPVLIPLFRPAPTRVLVVGGFRCAQLLAFRAMAVGAQVLVRTLRPGDWTAFARATASPGVAIGIVPPDRPVDLPLASPLRPILTILDVDPLPAPGPHPGGHSPGPGRPSPSPSPRPSPRPRPQPAVTHPVVATSSVTTPAPTTPATPGTATPATAASATATSVTAGVYALGTGAPGDGGHIATTGDDPPGRDTADQTDDDTDRWLECMQDSGPWEATLMLRREFAASDGRTATDADLVLLQPLRADEAERAGDALPLGDAARLLSRMRSGMIGIAGPHGIRWAMLAPTAIEKVLIGDLTRRNI